TTTGACTTTCTGTCTCGCGCATCGACTAATTTGGCCCTGTCAATCTTCCTTACTGTAAACggtatgtttataaaaaaaaatctgttcgGCGCAAACACCTGCAGCAAAAAGTATTATGCTCCTCGTATGTTCTACACAAACGCGCGAATTATGGTCGTTTTAGGCATGGGCTACTTAAATAAATGATAGGGATTGATAGCTGGACCATCAATTTATACTATGGATTCAACAAAAAGCAGTCGAATAGTTCGATAGCTataataacaacacaaaaactaaatattaaacattctaCTTGCACACAAAGTGTACGACTACATGGCATAGCCTCTTCCATCGTTCAATCATCATTTAACCCCTTCTGGACCACCAAATCAGGACGAAACTAACATCGAAGTATTATTCCTATATCACTAATATTACAGAATTGCCAGTTTATTGTCCTTGAAAGCTAGGaatgaaaaatcataaaaaaaaagtttgattttGAGTTACTGTTACTATAGCTATTAGAATATAATTGTTCTGCTTCtttacaaacacaacaacgtCAATAGGTTAATATCTAGTATTTCTAGTTTTCTGGTTTGGACAAGAAGTATAAATTGACGAACTAGTTCCCAAACCTCATGATTGATTATACTATTCCATCCCTTAAACGTACAACGTTCATTGTTTTTTGTGAAACATTCGTGTAGACGAATATATTTTGGTTACTGCGTTGAGTGCAGCGTTAAGTGGAGTACTTCCGTAACAACGGTATACTGTGAACATTTTGATCAACATTTACCACTTTTACTGTTTGCATTTCGGAACGCTGCTACTACTCTTGTATGTTTTCTAGAATCCAATCTACGTAGTTGATCACGTTAGTGTACACTTCCGGGTTTGCCAGTTTACACGACGAATCTTTGTGCGATAACActcccaacaaaaaatacttatCGTTTTTCGTATACTGTAACGGAGCTCCAGATGTTTCTGTGATATAGCTGCCTTGACTGAATTGCTGCTTGGCACATATCTGACTTGTAGTTTCCTCCTCCAAGCAATGGCAAATTTCAGCAACGTAACCATATGTTATACCCCCATAACGACTGCCGAAACCAAAAGCTTGACTAAAAGGTTTGTCCAAATTAGAAATTTCACCATTCACTGCAAGGCAGATCGGATTCACGTTGCTCTGATTAGTGTCCGCTCGGTCTCGTAGGCGGATAAGTGcaatattattttccaaatattCTTTGTTGTAGTAAGGGTGTGTGGTTACCGACTCAATGCTCAATAATTGATCCGATGGCAAACAAACCTTTCTTCCTTCTACCATGATACAGTTCGGGAACAGgctatttttttcatactcTCCCAACCGCACGGACGATCTGCAATGAAGGATAACCATTATAAATGAACTGAAAGCGTACGTTCACGCAAAAGTGTACACACAAGGTATATCGAAAATCGATGTCGGTTATGCAGCGCGCACTGGTAACTAAGTAGAAATCGTTAATTAATGTTGCTTGACATCTCGACATTTTTCTGCTCGTTTTGGTGTCAATAAACTCCAGCTGACCCACCCAAGGAAATCCGAATAGAAACGGCTTTAATATTTTGTCCGTAACTTTGTACGGCGCTATACCACAGGTGGACATCGGAAGCAATTTGATTTTACGTTTTCTATCATCCCTTGATAAAACTGATTGACTACTCCTTGCGCGCATGTGTGGTTGGATCCATTTCAAGTACTTCGCCACATCGGTAAACACGGTGTATTCCTTCGTGTCACATATAAGCGTATTTTGGTGAGGCTTAGTGAAAGAAACCACTCCGCGAATGTACCAGACATCATTGAACTTGAAGAATAAACCCCCTCCACTGTCACCGTTGCAGGCACCGATCCCATCACGATTGCCAGCACAGAACATATTCGAGGTAAGATGATAGGCAAACGCGTTTCGGTTGCTTTCGATGCAGGTGATATGACTAACGACGGGAATACTTGCTTCACGCAAAGTGTTGGAAACATTGCCAGTCTCATCTCTACCGAATCCGATCACCGTACCCCATGTGCCCTCGATCGTGTTCAGATCATCGCCTCGATTCCACAAGCAAACCGGTTGAATATAGTCGGTGTACGTAATGTCGGTTGTGAGCTTTATCAGAGCGATATCGTGCTGAATGCGGTTGACGTTGTATTCCGGATGTACGATCAACTGGAATGCTTCGTGTTCTTGTGCGCGGTTGCTACCTCCACGTAGTCGGTTTCGTCCAACGTGCACTAAAACGAGCTCTTTTGCGATTAAACCTTGCCGCGTCATCACACAGTGAGCCGCTAGAATCGAAGAGATGGGAAACGCTATGATGGACTCAAGTAGCAAACAGGTTTGTGTTCGGGCCTACCCGTTAAAACTGTATTGTGATCCAGAATCGTGCCTCCGCATGCGTAAACGAACGATGGACCATCGTTGTGAAAGAGTGTCACATGCCATGGCCAATAGCCCTCCTTTGATTCGATACCGTTTACAATAAGTTGATTTGCCACCTTCCGTTTGCCACAGGTTTGTGCTAAGCTTAAAGGGACAACCAGCAAATGGCACAACAGTACCAACGCGGTTGCGTATCTCCCTAAACGACCCATTCTGTACGTTTGATAACCTATCTCTAGCTGCGCACACAAAACAGCTATGTCTTAAAAAACGATTTTGCACCCGTTAGAGAATTCACAAATAGAAACAGTTCTGGAGGAGCACGAAATGAAAGAGCGCACTGGATTATCAGCCTGGCAACTTGTTGAGTAGCTGTGACAATACTGAAATACGAAATTTCGGATGACCATCTTCGACGCTGATCGATCTTGAAGTTCGCTCTTTTTGGGCAGATTATTAGCGTGCTCTTGGGAGCGGAGAGcagcaatatttttaaattaaatacaccATGCCGCATCTCTTATTGTAGGCGCCTATCGTTAtcatgaatttttttttattcaataagggCGGTCAGGCCGTATTGCTCTTTATCATGATTTCTTGttataacatttttcaatacaattgaataaaaaaaatggaaataggtttttgttttgattgatagGTTTTGAAATATGAACCCCCTAAGCGGCGCTGTATACTTGTAACGTAAGCGGCATAAGCCTTTatcaattatcattttttttaagtatgcTGGCTGGTGTCTTCTAAGGCCGTTGAGATGACATATGCTACGTTTCTTGCGATAGGcgcttgcgttgttctgtcatcCTAAAAGCCCTCTCATAATGTTATTATATAACTTTATGCAATATGAACTTATAGATTTTGTTAGTAACAACAACATTCAGCGTTAAAAGAAGTAACATGAAACGTGATTATGAAGTGCATTGTAACACATCAACATATGCACGAGAAATCCGCAAAAGATGTTGAATGTTATGTTTAAGTAATTGCCATTTCAATTCATAACATTCGCACCATTCACGATTCACACTGCTGAAGCGATCCACCTTGAAGGAATAGTGCACTTCAATTATCGTTTTCTTCCATGCTTCTTGTAAGCCCGATGGGATTTGAAACTCGCCCGACAGAGCATCATTTTCCATCGATGCCAAATAAGTCATTGCGCTGGAACGGAATGGATAAAAGTTCGAATGCATTAAAAATCCATTAGAATCGTAAGCATACGCTACCACTGAAGCCATTATGCACGAAAATTCCTGTCGTCGCACGCAGGTGATCGGTTCCTTCCGGGTGGCAACCAGTGAACACGACTATGAATTGTGAAACTGAGCCCGCTGGAAAATTGCAATGCATCGCGTGGTGTGTTTTCCTCGCGGACAAAAGGCGAACAAAGAGGCGGTGTGATGAAGATGAACCTTTCACTTAAGAGACTACCCTTTTCCCCCGGTTGGAGGGATTTTTTATAACACGTTTCATCCCGGGAAAGGAAGTAGACTGTCATTTGGTGTGTCTCACTGTTCTACTTTAGGCTTGAGCATTAAAAATCACTCGCGAACATATTAACCGTGGCACGTTTCGGTTTTTTGTCTCTTCTTCCTCTTGCGCTTCGTCGCTCAATTTCTTCCGACACGACACGCATGAACGAGCCCGCAACCACGGAATGCCACACGGATGGAAGTAATCAACCCGCACCAACATTTGACGCCTGCAAGCTGCTTCCCACTCAGActgattgtttttccttcacatTAACTCCATTGTCCGCGAAAGATTGCATGACTGGCATTTCTGC
This region of Anopheles marshallii chromosome 2, idAnoMarsDA_429_01, whole genome shotgun sequence genomic DNA includes:
- the LOC128717897 gene encoding testisin-like, producing the protein MGRLGRYATALVLLCHLLVVPLSLAQTCGKRKVANQLIVNGIESKEGYWPWHVTLFHNDGPSFVYACGGTILDHNTVLTAAHCVMTRQGLIAKELVLVHVGRNRLRGGSNRAQEHEAFQLIVHPEYNVNRIQHDIALIKLTTDITYTDYIQPVCLWNRGDDLNTIEGTWGTVIGFGRDETGNVSNTLREASIPVVSHITCIESNRNAFAYHLTSNMFCAGNRDGIGACNGDSGGGLFFKFNDVWYIRGVVSFTKPHQNTLICDTKEYTVFTDVAKYLKWIQPHMRARSSQSVLSRDDRKRKIKLLPMSTCGIAPYKVTDKILKPFLFGFPWVGQLEFIDTKTSRKMSRCQATLINDFYLVTSARCITDIDFRYTLSSVRLGEYEKNSLFPNCIMVEGRKVCLPSDQLLSIESVTTHPYYNKEYLENNIALIRLRDRADTNQSNVNPICLAVNGEISNLDKPFSQAFGFGSRYGGITYGYVAEICHCLEEETTSQICAKQQFSQGSYITETSGAPLQYTKNDKYFLLGVLSHKDSSCKLANPEVYTNVINYVDWILENIQE